Sequence from the Panulirus ornatus isolate Po-2019 chromosome 61, ASM3632096v1, whole genome shotgun sequence genome:
TTGAGAGATGAATTCCATGAATATGAACATTATTTCACTGAGCGCCTGTACCCATGTATTTGCCAAGTATGGGGTGGCATTGAATTAAAACAATAAAGTTTAATGAATCTCATTAGTTCTTGAAAATAGTCTTTTAGAATTTCTTTTTAATAATGCTGCTAATTGCCTCACAAATTATTTATCAGATATCAACACTAATATCTTATTTCCGAATATCCTTAGGTAATGCTGTACAAGCATCTTTTTGATGATTTGATACGTGGCCTCATCCCTCGTCACAGTCTCATGACAACACTGAAATTGGATCTGGAGCAAACGTTAGGAGAGAGTGTGACAAGCCACATAAGTAGTGGTCTCACATCTATATTGGATGGGAATGAGAAAAGTGAGTAACTAGATGCCATTGTTTGCTTGTGTTCATCATTTAGATTTCATATTTGATGTATGATTTACCAAACACAAAAccaatagaatgaattgaaacaatgtggtatactggggtcaacatgcggtcattggactgaacatatatatatattatatatatatatatatatatatatatatatatatataattttccaaaagagggaacagagaaggggcccaggtgaggatattccctcaagggcctagtcctctgttctcaacgctacctcgctaatgcgggaaatggcgaatagtatgaaagaaaagaaagaaagatatatatatattttttttttttttttttttatactttgtcgctgtctcccgcgtttgcgaggtagcgcaaggaaacagacgaaagaaatggcccaacccccccccccatacacatgtacatacacacgtccacacacgcaaatacacatacctacacagctttccatggtttaccccagacgcttcacatgccttgcttcaatccactgacagcacgtcaacccctgtataccacatgactccaattcactctatttcttgccctcctttcaccctcctgcatgttcaggccccgatcacacaaaatctttttcactccatctttccacctccaatttggtctccctcttctcctcgttccctccacctccgacacatatatcctcttggtcaatctctcctcactcattctctccatgtgcccaaaccatttcaaaacaccctcttctgctctctcaaccacgctctttttatttccacacatctctcttacccttacgttacttactcgatcaaaccacctcacaccacacattgtcctcaaacatctcatttccagcacatccatcctcctgcgcacatctctatccacagcccacgcctcgcaaccatacaacattgttggaaccactattccctcaaacatacccatttttgctttccgagatagtgttctcgacttccacacatttttcaaggctcccaaaattttcgccccctcccccaccctatgatccacttccgcttccatggttccatccgctgacagatccactcccagatatctaaaacacttcacttcctccagtttttctccattcaaactcacctcccaattgacttgaccctcacccctactgtacctaataaccttgctcttattcacatttactctcaactttcttcttccacacactttaccaaactcagtcaccagcttctgcagtttctcacatgaatcagccaccagcgctgtatcatcagcgaacaacaactgactcacttcccaagctctctcatccccaacagacttcatacttgcccctctttccaggactcttgcatttacctcccttacaaccccatccataaacaaattaaacaaccatggagacatcacacacccctgccgcaaacctacattcactgagaaccaatcactttcctctcttcctacacgtacacatgccttacatcctcgataaaaacttttcactgcttctaacaacttgcctcccacaccatatattcttaataccttccacagagcatctctatcaactctatcatatgccttctccagatccataaatgctacatacaaatccatttgcttttctaagtatttctcacatacattcttcaaagcaaacacctgatccacacatcctctaccacttctgaaaccacactgctcttccccagtctgatgctctgtacatgccttcaccctctcaatcaataccctcccatataatttaccaggaatactcaacaaacttatacctctgtaatttgagcactcactcttatcccctttgcctttgtacaatggcactatgcacgcattccgccaatcctcaggcacctcaccatgagtcatacatacattaaataaccttaccaaccagtcaacaatacagtcaccccctttcttaataaattccactgcaataccatccaaacctgctgccttgccggctttcatcttccgcaaagcttttactacctcttctctgtttaccaaatcattttccctaaccctctcactttgcacaccacctcgaccaaaacaccctatatctgccactctgtcatcagacacattcaacaaaccttcaaaatactcattccatctccttctcacatcaccgctacttgttatcacctccccatttacgcccttcactgaagttcccatttgctcccttgtcttacgcaccctatttacctccttccagaacatctttttattttccctaaaatttactgatagtctctcaccccaactctcatttgccctttttttcacctcttgcacctttctcttgacctcctgtctctttcttttatacttctcccactcaattgcattttttccctgcaaaaatcgtccaaatgcctctctcttctctttcactaatactcttacttcttcatcccaccactcactaccctttctaaacagcccacctcccactcttctcatgccacaagcatcttttgcgcaatccatcactgattccctaaatacatcccattcctcccccactccccttacttccattgttctcacctttttccattctgtacacagtctctcctggtacttccccacacaggtctccttcccaagctcacttactctcaccaccttcttcaccccaacattcactcctcttttctgaaaacccatactaatcttcaccttagcctccacaagataatgatcagacatccctccagttgcacctctcagcacattaacatccaaaagtctctctttcgcacgcctgtcaattaacacgtaatccaataatccaatatatatatatatatatatatatatatatatatatatatatatatatatatatatatatatatatatatatatatatatatatatatatatatatatctgtggtttcagtgcattacacttgacagctagagattaagtctgaacgaatgtggcctttgttgtctttttctagcactacctcgcatgggCGCGAGAGgaaggggtgctgtttcatgtgtggtggggtggtgacgggaatggatgaaagcagcaagtatgaatatgtacatgtgtatatatgtatatgtctgtgtatgtatatgtatgtatacattgaaatgtataggtatgtatatgtgcatgtgtgggcatttatgtatatgcatgtgtgtagatgggttgggccattctttcgtctgtttccttgcgctacctcactaatgtgggagacagtgacaaagtataattctaattcactttattctgtgcatacctttcaccctcgtgcatgttctcCGTCCATCTTGGATTTCTTCTTACataaccaccatcatctccagcagACCTCAGCATGAAAGCCCTTTCACATGCAAACAACCTCACAGTCACATCTCAGCACCCCGACATTACCAAAGCAACAGCAGTAATGCAGCACTGTATCATACAGTTAGAACACTGGCTCACTCAGAATGAATGTTTACATCACCACTGAAATTTACCATCACCCTTATAACCCCGACAACATCCCATAATCATGAAAGGTCAACTGCTACTCGGCAAAACTCCAACCAAATCATATATGACACATACATAATATTCACTTCCGACATCACAAATATGAACACAAAATCCATAACCTTACTAAATGCTCAGAGAACTCTTACTGACATGTTTTAGAAACACACAAATCCCATGATATCCCATGCAAACAGATCACCACTCTACCGAAACTTTGCCGTAATTGATTAATCACCCATGTTCTTAAGAGCTAACATTGCAAAGCTGCACACCACATTGCCTGAGTGCTCAGAGCAAATACATTCACCTGCACACTGAAATATGAATACTTGCATTATCATCTCACTTCGACATGTTATGGTGATATAAAGAGTCTcattgagagagctgatgagtgtgtgctgaaattggTAGGacattatgaaaagaatgagtgaggatagctTGACAGCAGTGGACGGAACAAGGAAAACAAATTGAAGATAGAAGAATGAAATGAGAGATTTTGAAGAGtcaggcctgaacacgcaggaaggtgaaaggcatgcacagggtagactgaattggaatgatctaGTATTCTAGGGTTGAAGGCACTGTAAATGGATTGAccctgggcatatgaagcatctggggtgaaccatggaaaggtctgtggtggccTGGTTCTTTGTAGGgaattgtggttttgatgcattatatgacagctagagaatggatgtgagcagatgcaaacacttctcatctgttcctggcaccaacacagaaaatggtgatcaagcgTAAAGAGATTTTTATTAGATGATACATTGCTGTTATTTTCTCATTTCAAGATGTTGATTATGAACCTCATGCCTTAATGCTCTCGTAACAGATAGATCATGGACTCTGTCTCATCTGTTGGATCATCTTAAGAATGCAGCAGAAAGTTTGCCATTCATCAATCAACTTTTCATAGACTACGTGTGGCAGGAGGACGAACAAACATTCTTGATAGAGGAAGTAAgcctcagaatttttttttctttgtctttgttcTTGTTCCTGCCTTATTTAtccttggggatggggagaaagaatacttcccacatgttccctgcatgtcgtacaaggcaactaaaagggttaGGAATGGGGGTCTGGGAACAGCAAcgccaccccctgtgtcagtgaggtagcgccaggaaacagacaaagaaaggctgcatctgttcacactcattctccagctgtcatatgtaatgcgccaaaaccacagctccctatccacatccaggccccacagacctttccatggtttaccccagatgtttcacatgccctggttcactccattgacagcaagtcatccccagtaaaccacatcgttccattttactttattccatgcatgctttttaccctcctacatgtttaggccccgatcactcgaacatcttcccaacatatccaccctctgcacaacccaatcAATAgctcatgcctctcaaccatgtaatattgttggcactactaacccttcaaacatacccatttttgctctttgaaatAAAGTTTtgtctttccacacagtcttcatggCCTGAATAGATAATATGCTAATATTTTTTTATGCACATGTAATGATCTTAATTAATGCTTTCTTTCTAGGTCaaatatgatgatatatggctaAGAAGTCAAATGACAAAATGCATGAGGTACTGGAGAGGCGAGAGGGAATGTCAAGGAGTTGACATTGAAGATGCTTGGAAGTGCCATTCTTGTGACTATCAAGAGAGTTGCAGTTGGGTTGCCAAGAAAATTAAAGAGTTGCAGCAAGCACGAGCAGCAAAAAACGCGATGTTGTCACAGTGATAAGGTTATGAAAAGTAAGTTGGAACTTCAGGTGACTGAGAAATTCATATATTCAAAGAGAGAAAGTGCAGATATCAGTGTATGAAAATGTGAAAATATTGTGCAGTAATGCAGTTGAACATCTTTTTGAGCaatttttgtgtattttatgATGTACATATGATCCAGAAAAGTACTTGAAACTGAGCATATGTTCAGAAAATTGGATAATTTAGTAAATTTATGTCTTAGTAATAATTTAAGATTTTCATAATGTTGCTTTTATCTTGTCACAGACAAAACAGCTTGGTACACTGTagtcttatttttttattttagctGATAATCTGCTCTTTCATTTCATCCTCTTCTTAACCAGATAGTAGATGGGCTATCCATTGTAGATTTACGTCATGATTACCCTAGGGCCAACTTGTATGAATGAGTCCTCTTCCAGTAGTTGAgatatgtggactcctttgggttTAGAAGTTCTtggacaagactgtactctcattgatacagcttcaccaatggtgacttttcactcgtggtgtaacctctcGCAGACATGTCCCTGTAACATCTCCATTGTAGGTATTAGAAACAGCGCTGTAGAGAAATGTTTCGTAAAGGATTAATTTCTTTCTTACGGTTGCCTTTCTTATTGAAAGTACTCTTTGACCACATTTACCATCAAGTCCTTAGAAATCAGTTGTAAATTCTCAGGCTAGGTAGAAGTGGATAATCACTTGTCATTTaccatttcttcgtcttttttacCTGATTTAACTATAGAGTATTATGGATCTATTTTggtaagaaaaaatattatttgtAGTGTGAATGATGTAAGATTTATTGTTGGTTAGATGTATTCTTAGTGGATCATCTGATAACAGTATGTAGGTTTGCATTTTTCGTTTCACTGGCTCGGACAAGGAATGTGAATGAGAAAGTATGGACAAGATTCAAAAAGGTATGGAATGATCTTGATGGTCTAAGTTATGATGAGTAGGTGCCTGGTAAGCTGAGGAATACTGACATGATGAAATAAGAATGAAGTGATGTGGAACCATCTTACGAATGGATTGATAGAGGCTGCTGTACagacatatgtatgtggaatttTAACATTAATGGGTAGAAAGAGAGTCTGAGCTTTGCTTCCTCTTTGCCTGGAAAGCAAGAGGATGAAAATTGTACAAGACTGAAAGTTGCATCCATTTTAGCACTGGAGAGGAATGGCCTTTCAAGGATTTTTCTTCGTTGAATGTAAAACATAAATGCAACAGTTCATTCATTTTTCACATTGTCTCAGTAAAGTGGGAAAAGAGATCTTGCACGTAAAAGATAAAGTGGTTCAAGGCCGAAAGAAGAATCATGAAGTTGAGTTGTTGCTGAAGTCAAATTTTATTATTGGTAGAAGAAAATAGAGAAGCTGTATTAAGAATAACTTTCGACTTCTAGTGAAGTTTCAGTGTAACAATTGAAATAAATTCATCTCACAGAAAGTTTGGATTCTCTGCAGTAAAGTGTCTCTGTAACAATACAGTAGTTTCTGAATTGGGTTATCTTTCCAGAGCTTggtaacctttgcattcacattcaTTTTTATAGCTTTGCGATGGTTGACATTATTGAAAAACTACCAATATTTCCTCAATACTTTTGTAATGTTTCTATAGAAATTTGAGTCACTATTAACAAGCAGTTCCCAGTGCAATGATTCAGTAATTAGCTGGGTAATGGATTCCTCAGAGAGGGATCTGTCAATTTTGAATTTCTGACTTCGAGAGGAGTGGATATTAAAGAAGAAATGAGATCTTGTTGTTCAAGATTTACAGTTAGTTAATAAATCACGAATGACATTTTCTTTCAGGATTGTCTTTGCTATCTCTCATGGTTGTTAGAAATGGAAGGTAAATTTACAGTCTGAGACATATCTTACTCATGATAAGTAAAGTACAGTTTGATCAGGTTGGTACTTATTTCAAATAATAGCCAGGTGTATTTACTAACAATTGATTCTTAGGATACGAAGTTACAGAAGTGAATATTCAATGCTGCCATTAGGATATTCTCCATTTTCGTAGGTGAAAAACTTTTCATAGACTACATGTGGCAGGAGGACGAACAAACATTCTTGATAGAGGAAGTAAgcctcagaattttttttttctttactttttgctCAAGATTTCAAGTTTATCTAAAGGATTGCATCACAGTTCATAAAGATATTGCATAGTTGCATATTGATAGTTGCATTTTGCCTAATATGTCCTAGTAGAGGGAAACTGGAGTATTGTAACATGTGAAGATGATTATATGGTAACATGTTAACAGGTCTTTGAACCCCGCTTCTTATAGATATTTGCCAAAGTTGTTTTACATATGTACACCCAGCACAAAAACAATCTTTACATCATTGAACGACAGGTCTCAGACTGACATCACATCATTGCTTCATttgtaagaaaaatatatcatttctcAGATTTTTTCATCCATGTGTCATATTATGTCACTTTAAAAGGGTAaagtttggtttttttttgtggtttgtaCATGTTCCTTACAATTATACTGGCAATGCTATAGCAATAATAGAGGTATAGACTATGTTGATATGTCAACTATATTTGTATCCCCCCAAATATTGTGGGCTGCATGTAAGAACAAATAAGTTCATTACAGTCATTAACAAATCTAATCACCCTATGTTACTCATAATAAAAGGAATTACCAAGGTGAATTACACTCTCACTCGTGAACTAAAGTGAGCCGTAGCAGGTGGTTAAACCAATAATTACCCATGAACTAGAGTGAGTCGTAGCAGGTGGTTAAACCAATAATTGCCCAATTCTAATCACCTATCGAGCAGTCTTCTA
This genomic interval carries:
- the LOC139767524 gene encoding exonuclease V-like isoform X3, which gives rise to MEDEGDDENWRGITDDDILAVDLEYIAEEASSSVSIQTTKKRHLSGSSEQEDAELPEKIVKFDEGWQAEESSPPIHSLRGGYLWVSDLCSQMWCEQQLEYRLSLPPDDNIPEPEQVTKGSSLHLARELEVQDYVNVTVTSSEDIFAVKVMLYKHLFDDLIRGLIPRHSLMTTLKLDLEQTLGESVTSHISSGLTSILDGNEKNRSWTLSHLLDHLKNAAESLPFINQLFIDYVWQEDEQTFLIEEVKYDDIWLRSQMTKCMRYWRGERECQGVDIEDAWKCHSCDYQESCSWVAKKIKELQQARAAKNAMLSQ